A genome region from Bacteroidota bacterium includes the following:
- a CDS encoding Glu/Leu/Phe/Val dehydrogenase: MERPELFDLFRQFDHEQVVFCSDKASGLRAIIGVHNTTLGPALGGARMWTYASDYDALRDVLRLSRGMTYKAAAAGLNLGGGKAVIIGDPRTQKSEALFRAFGRFIEGLGGRYITAEDVGTSVNEMVHIFHETKYVTGIPFELGGSGDPSPVTAYGTFCGIKACANVRFGSDSLEGKTVAIQGAGHVASTLAKHLHDAGAKIFITDIYADKAQEVAAATGATVVAPGEIFDVACDIFTPAALGAGINDETIPKLKCSIIAGPANNQLADEDKHSKELAKRDILYAPDYVINAGGLINVASELEGYSQSRALKQAENIYNTMKKILQRSNELGITSIEAANHIVEERINSIAATKRIYASSSNFAGRFGESWKR; this comes from the coding sequence ATGGAGCGCCCTGAGTTGTTCGATCTTTTTCGCCAGTTCGACCACGAGCAGGTTGTCTTCTGCTCGGATAAGGCATCGGGACTTCGCGCGATCATCGGTGTCCACAATACGACACTCGGCCCTGCCTTGGGCGGTGCCCGCATGTGGACGTACGCCAGCGATTACGATGCCTTACGCGACGTGCTCCGACTTTCGCGAGGCATGACCTACAAAGCAGCCGCAGCCGGTTTGAATCTCGGCGGCGGTAAGGCCGTCATCATCGGCGATCCGCGTACGCAAAAGAGCGAGGCGCTCTTCCGTGCATTCGGTCGGTTCATCGAAGGCCTCGGCGGACGCTATATCACGGCAGAGGATGTCGGCACGTCGGTCAACGAGATGGTGCACATCTTCCACGAGACGAAGTACGTGACCGGCATTCCGTTCGAGCTTGGCGGTTCGGGCGATCCGTCGCCGGTGACGGCATACGGTACGTTCTGCGGCATCAAAGCCTGCGCAAACGTCCGCTTCGGCAGCGATTCGCTCGAGGGCAAGACGGTTGCCATTCAGGGTGCCGGGCATGTTGCCTCGACACTTGCCAAACATTTGCACGACGCGGGTGCGAAGATCTTTATCACCGACATCTACGCCGACAAAGCGCAGGAAGTCGCTGCCGCAACGGGTGCGACTGTCGTCGCCCCGGGCGAAATCTTCGACGTCGCCTGCGATATCTTCACTCCGGCGGCGCTCGGAGCAGGCATCAACGACGAGACGATCCCGAAGCTCAAGTGCTCGATCATTGCCGGTCCGGCGAACAATCAGCTCGCCGACGAAGATAAGCATTCGAAAGAGCTTGCAAAGCGCGACATCCTGTACGCACCGGATTACGTGATCAATGCCGGCGGCTTGATCAATGTCGCCAGCGAACTCGAGGGCTACTCGCAATCGCGTGCGCTCAAGCAGGCGGAGAATATTTATAACACGATGAAGAAGATTCTCCAACGGTCGAACGAATTGGGAATCACTTCCATCGAAGCGGCAAACCATATCGTCGAAGAGCGCATCAACTCGATCGCCGCAACGAAGCGTATCTATGCTTCGTCCAGCAATTTTGCCGGCCGATTCGGCGAAAGCTGGAAGCGATAG
- a CDS encoding YdcF family protein, whose protein sequence is MQATLSNPATSGLKRALIGLAIMLECMSFYLLTNARFEGQGLIPQFFRFSTKSDTISNLLFLFTVAMLLRAFIRPILVSRRRAVAVTIVAAVILAITFEARNFEAGEFPRIASIGYLTCRSLFLSLLVPRREYDFSHFAGILRVLRVTLSVFISAIIVAFVFSFTYNVTSDYSELKKFDPDAGVVLGAAVWHGNERGERPSPTLSERIKVGEDLLKLSIVPKLVVTGSNATGERTEAEIAKAELVKRGIEENRIVAESRSHSTLEQVLYLRDELQKKQGWNRFVIVSDQYHLARVIEMCRFNGVDAIGTPSNIRQTFQDLAYYRVRESVALLAYWILGK, encoded by the coding sequence ATGCAAGCGACCCTGTCGAACCCAGCGACGAGCGGACTCAAGCGTGCGCTCATCGGGCTAGCGATCATGCTCGAGTGCATGTCGTTTTATCTGTTGACCAACGCCCGCTTCGAAGGTCAGGGTCTCATTCCGCAGTTTTTCCGGTTCTCGACCAAAAGCGATACGATCTCCAACCTGTTGTTCTTGTTCACGGTCGCAATGTTATTGCGGGCGTTTATTCGTCCGATACTCGTGAGTCGTCGGCGCGCCGTTGCAGTGACGATCGTGGCAGCCGTCATTCTTGCGATCACGTTCGAGGCGAGAAATTTCGAGGCCGGCGAATTCCCGCGCATCGCATCGATTGGCTACCTCACATGCCGCTCGCTGTTTTTATCGCTGCTTGTTCCGAGACGGGAATATGACTTCTCTCATTTTGCCGGAATCCTCCGAGTACTCAGGGTCACCCTCAGCGTATTCATCTCGGCGATCATTGTCGCATTTGTATTCTCGTTCACGTATAACGTCACTTCGGACTATAGCGAACTGAAGAAATTCGATCCCGATGCAGGCGTAGTGCTCGGCGCTGCGGTGTGGCACGGCAACGAGCGCGGAGAACGGCCGAGCCCCACGCTTTCGGAGCGTATCAAAGTCGGCGAGGATCTTCTCAAGCTCTCGATCGTCCCGAAACTCGTCGTCACCGGTTCGAATGCAACGGGCGAACGCACCGAAGCGGAAATCGCGAAGGCCGAGCTGGTCAAACGAGGGATCGAAGAGAACCGGATCGTCGCCGAATCGCGCAGTCACAGCACCCTTGAACAAGTTTTGTACCTGCGAGACGAACTGCAAAAGAAACAGGGTTGGAATCGCTTTGTGATCGTTAGCGACCAGTATCACCTTGCCCGCGTGATCGAAATGTGCCGCTTCAATGGCGTCGATGCCATCGGTACGCCATCGAATATCCGTCAGACCTTTCAAGACCTCGCCTACTACCGCGTGCGCGAGAGCGTCGCGCTACTGGCGTATTGGATTCTCGGGAAGTAA
- the nusG gene encoding transcription termination/antitermination factor NusG, translating to MSELQATQTKWYALRCFTGHESKVKAYIEDEMQRRGLSDRVLEVVIPNEKVFEVRDGKKRVKTKSFLPGYILLEAALDKRLIDIILSIPSVVSFVGPSKDRPTALQPDEMRRILGKVEERKDLEVPEVRYYLGQPVKVIDGPFNGFQAQIKEVNEDKQKLKVEVSIFGRKTPVELDYAQVEPE from the coding sequence ATGAGCGAACTGCAAGCCACACAAACCAAATGGTACGCGCTGCGGTGCTTCACCGGGCACGAGAGCAAGGTCAAGGCCTACATCGAAGATGAGATGCAGCGCCGCGGCCTCTCCGATCGCGTCCTCGAGGTCGTTATCCCCAACGAAAAAGTGTTTGAAGTACGCGACGGTAAAAAGCGCGTCAAAACCAAGAGTTTCCTCCCCGGCTATATCCTCCTCGAAGCGGCGCTCGACAAGAGGCTGATCGATATTATCCTGTCGATCCCGAGTGTCGTGAGCTTCGTCGGCCCGTCGAAAGACCGACCGACCGCGCTACAGCCCGACGAGATGCGCCGCATCCTCGGTAAGGTCGAAGAGCGCAAGGATCTCGAAGTGCCGGAAGTCCGATACTATCTCGGTCAGCCGGTCAAGGTCATCGACGGACCGTTCAACGGCTTCCAGGCGCAGATCAAAGAGGTCAACGAGGACAAGCAGAAGCTCAAGGTGGAAGTCTCGATCTTCGGCCGCAAGACTCCTGTCGAACTCGACTACGCACAGGTCGAGCCGGAATAA
- the secE gene encoding preprotein translocase subunit SecE encodes MGGRVSSFITEVQKEMKKVTWPSREQLQDATMVTLVLTIITSAFIFGVDKIFEVVLRLVYGM; translated from the coding sequence ATGGGCGGTCGCGTGAGCAGCTTCATCACCGAAGTTCAAAAGGAGATGAAGAAGGTCACCTGGCCGTCACGCGAGCAGTTGCAAGACGCGACGATGGTTACGCTCGTTCTGACGATCATTACCTCGGCGTTCATCTTCGGTGTCGATAAGATCTTCGAAGTAGTGCTACGACTGGTCTATGGAATGTAA
- the rpmG gene encoding 50S ribosomal protein L33 — translation MRDIITLECTECKERNYSTTKNKRKQSGRVEYKKYCSRCNKRTTHKETK, via the coding sequence ATGAGAGACATTATCACACTTGAGTGCACCGAATGCAAAGAGCGCAACTATTCGACGACCAAGAACAAGCGCAAGCAGTCCGGTCGCGTCGAATACAAGAAGTATTGCTCGCGCTGCAACAAGCGCACGACGCACAAGGAAACCAAGTAA